The Vicia villosa cultivar HV-30 ecotype Madison, WI unplaced genomic scaffold, Vvil1.0 ctg.003582F_1_1, whole genome shotgun sequence genome includes a window with the following:
- the LOC131641213 gene encoding uncharacterized protein LOC131641213 has protein sequence MDIPTDTVKECTRHTRAYKIPDIDVSGLIGLSSRLEGEVLRDFNHDYGNLLSILKISFDPMALITLFQFYDPQLRCFTFQDYQLGPTLEEFSYILNIRITDDVPFIRVPEVVRFEKIAEALHMGLKEVEINWKSSGGVSGFYLCFLISRAEDAAEKEQWVDFSRLLAIMIYGIVLFPSRENFVSLAAICVFMNKNPVPTLLADAYFSIHSRIKKGGYVVGSCLPLLYQWFMLHFPVRGPFVLKKSSLKWSDRIVNLTSYDIRWNYCVGKIWNIITSCGQYPNVPLMGTKGCISYNPTLAYRQLGYAMERAQNDVEAFESVYFADGKDPLELEKIAYAWTKVHKRDQNTLSKKVPIAMGPYRKWVEARVKDLLLPFARSCPLYEQPPVVLSDTVAAELYIQTEADNIKLRANDNEVGLERYFQDREKAELARKLKHAQGEGSSMTRAQRRSHDLMEESLYRKQQECAKLRRSESNSKRRMQDSEK, from the coding sequence ATGGACATTCCCACTGATACCGTCAAAGAGTGTACGAGGCATACCAGAGCTTATAAGATTCCGGATATTGATGTTTCGGGGTTGATTGGTTTGAGTTCTCGGTTGGAAGGGGAGGTTCTCCGTGACTTCAATCATGATTATGGCAATTTGCTCTCCATCCTCAAAATATCTTTCGATCCAATGGCTTTGATCACCCtgtttcagttctatgatccacaGTTGAGGTGTTTTACGTTTCAGGACTATCAACTGGGGCCAACACTCGAGGAGTTTTCTTACATACTCAACATCCGAATCACTGATGATGTACCTTTCATTCGAGTTCCCGAGGTTGTGAGATTTGAAAAAATAGCTGAAGCTCTTCACATGGGTTTAAAGGAGGTGGAAATAAATTGGAAGTCATCGGGCGGTGTTTCTGGTTTCTATCTTTGCTTTTTGATCAGTAGGGCTGAGGATGCGGCTGAGAAGGAGCAGTGGGTTGACTTTAGTCGTTTGCTTGCTATCATGATTTATGGTATTGTCTTATTCCCTTCAAGAGAGAACTTTGTGAGTTTGGCGGCGATTTGTGTCTTTATGAACAAAAACCCCGTGCCAACATTGCTTGCAGATGCTTATTTTTCGATCCATTCGAGAATTAAGAAGGGAGGATATGTTGTTGGTTCTTGTCTTCCGTTGTTGTATCAGTGGTTCATGTTGCATTTCCCAGTGAGAGGACCTTttgtgctcaagaagagttctcttAAGTGGTCAGATAGGATTGTTAACCTCACATCTTATGACATCAGGTGGAACTATTGTGTGGGGAAAATTTGGAATATCATCACTAGTTGCGGTCAATATCCCAACGTTCCTCTCATGGGAACCAAAGGTTGCATTAGTTACAATCCCACACTCGCCTATCGTCAATTGGGATATGCAATGGAAAGGGCTcagaatgatgtagaagcgtttgAATCAGTGTACTTTGCTGATGGTAAAGATCCTCTGGAGCTAGAGAAGATAGCGTATGCTTGGACCAAAGTTCACAAGAGAGATCAGAATACTTTGAGCAAGAAAGTTCCTATTGCTATGGGTCCTTACCGAAAATGGGTTGAAGCGAGAGTGAAAGATTTGTTGTTGCCATTTGCAAGGTCATGTCCATTGTATGAGCAACCTCCCGTGGTTTTATCTGATACCGTTGCGGCTGAACTCTATATTCAAACTGAAGCGGACAACATCAAACTAAGAGCAAATGACAATGAAGTTGGCTTGGAGAGGTATTTTCAAGATCGCGAAAAGGCGGAATTGGCTCGTAAGCTCAAGCATGCGCAAGGTGAAGGTTCAAGCATGACACGTGCCCAAAGGCGATCGCATGACTTGATGGAAGAAAGCTTGTACCGAAAGCAGCAGGAATGTGCGAAGTTGCGAAGGTCCGAAAGCAATAGCAAGAGAAGGATGCAGGATTCAGAAAAATAG
- the LOC131641214 gene encoding uncharacterized protein LOC131641214 yields the protein MAHSFWTCSELGFSFSNSLGRSGGLLTLWNKDNIEVFSSFKGDRYLGIKVWWKNNLYYVVNIYSSCDLRKKKTLWNDFLILMEKYKDGEWILGGNFNAIKNDRERRGRAVSNNPREVELFAEFINKSSLVDIPCKGKKFSWYGGDGKSKSRIDRFLLSNIVVNRWEVIGQFIGDRDVSDHYPIWLKSDKYNWGPKPFRFNNEWFSYDSFVPFVEKEWKNLKIEGR from the coding sequence ATGGCCCATAGTTTTTGGACTTGTTCGGAGCTGGGTTTTTCGTTTTCTAATTCTTTGGGAAGATCGGGGGGATTGCTTACATTATGGAATAAGGATAACATTGAAGTATTCAGTAGTTTTAAAGGGGATAGGTATTTAGGAATTAAAGTGTGGTGGAAGAATAACTTATACTATGTGGTGAATATCTACTCTTCATGCGATTTGAGAAAAAAGAAAACCTTATGGAATGACTTTCTAATTTTAATGGAGAAATACAAAGATGGTGAATGGATTTTGGGTGGCAACTTCAATGCCATAAAAAATGATAGAGAAAGAAGAGGAAGGGCGGTCTCAAATAATCCTAGGGAGGTGGAGTTATTTGCGGAGTTCATTAATAAAAGTTCTTTGGTGGATATTCCTTGTAAAGGGAAGAAATTTTCTTGGTATGGAGGAGATGGTAAGTCGAAGAGTAGAATTGATCGTTTTCTCTTATCTAATATTGTTGTTAATAGGTGGGAGGTTATTGGCCAATTCATTGGAGATCGGGATGTATCGGATCATTATCCGATTTGGTTGAAGTCGGATAAATataattggggtcctaaacctttTAGATTCAATAATGAGTGGTTTTCTTATGATTCTTTTGTTCCGTTTGTAGAGAAGGAATGGAAAAATTTGAAGATTGAAGGTAGATGA